The following coding sequences lie in one Thalassoglobus polymorphus genomic window:
- a CDS encoding trypsin-like peptidase domain-containing protein, with protein MSKMVVDCWNCGRQLRKDPNRTLRSDATCPDCGEFLAQEMSIRSEDLFEVDESSFDDEDHISTLEPDRSGLVLSLLVGAVCSAIFVIGVGFFLLKNAQDPVAHVEEVEQVSTPERTTNSAPAATPNVSMVSSKEPDSSEGIEVIARKKSRKLSRNAGFNFLDGDDYQFRYEVSAEFDNRTEVTTGTCTFTIKGRDKQQNVASTSQEGAGTAFVVASNGILVTCAHVVDEADEIEVQISGKTYSAEVLKIDSESDLAILKIEAEELPVVSVADSETVQLGMDVRAIGFPLSDVLGTDVKVTRGTVSGMAKRNGRTQLQIDAAVNPGNSGGPVVNSRGEMIGVTSAKLSGVDVNRVGFCIPANSVREFLKGSGAAIEVSQVKQDLKGPELVASVAPAVAYVKVKSGPDPLAKHTELNFSGSFHKTIKDRRGHMVPSFRMRGSRMGMGRGTMLLTHRGEIVRTTDEEQLPFLVGPPSELLIFAFHKGNRKSWTVKNETSLIQEKQATTASGIPLPRYRDPFGRRRNSEVVKVLPAVEKKTYTIESDDKDSLVLKENYEFRTTQSENGQIIRMVGEGTITFDKHRGFTSRYDFKGTYLVESEQVTLKVPLKVTASLLSKQDIEAQLARVEKQKELDAAKPAAVNSMGTAPRLERQVHLRIPEMGWGIQKLVFSPDSQYLVAGKSDEYIEVYNVEEGKKVFKTDRLRDLGNISSITFSPDGKYLLAGGFKGEVHIWEFSEEGQLTPFGKFVGHSRDVSMVQVAPDNKRVLSGGAEKKIRCWDLKNQKEEFVLNQLEYNKLDVHFDDENRAFISDGRKLVKVKLTDGEVLEEIELRTSGSANNVFFSPDGKTLALTDGYALKRWATNDGAPLAELKGKEVLWDAEFTSDSQKILAGGRGHLVQWDVQKQKREGQIILGESIMYVKPLEISPNGELIACYPSAAGQDLWIFQIHESAEK; from the coding sequence ATGTCCAAAATGGTCGTTGATTGTTGGAACTGTGGGCGACAACTTCGCAAAGATCCCAATCGGACGTTGAGGAGCGATGCGACCTGCCCAGATTGTGGTGAGTTTCTCGCTCAAGAAATGTCGATTCGTTCAGAAGATCTCTTTGAAGTCGATGAGTCCTCGTTCGATGATGAAGATCACATTTCTACTCTAGAGCCTGACAGGTCAGGGCTCGTACTCAGTCTGCTTGTGGGGGCTGTCTGTTCAGCAATCTTCGTCATTGGCGTCGGTTTCTTTTTACTGAAGAATGCTCAAGATCCTGTGGCTCACGTTGAGGAAGTAGAGCAAGTTTCCACTCCGGAGCGGACGACCAACTCAGCTCCCGCTGCGACTCCGAATGTTTCCATGGTCTCCAGTAAGGAGCCCGATTCGAGCGAGGGGATAGAAGTCATCGCACGTAAGAAGTCCCGAAAGCTCTCCAGGAATGCCGGGTTCAATTTTTTAGACGGCGACGATTATCAATTTCGATACGAAGTTTCTGCCGAGTTCGATAATCGAACAGAGGTGACAACCGGGACATGTACATTCACCATCAAAGGACGAGACAAACAGCAGAATGTTGCTTCGACTTCACAGGAGGGGGCGGGGACTGCATTTGTTGTCGCGTCAAATGGAATTTTGGTGACATGTGCGCACGTAGTCGACGAGGCTGATGAAATTGAAGTCCAGATTTCTGGAAAGACTTACTCTGCCGAGGTCTTGAAGATCGATTCAGAATCTGATTTGGCGATTCTGAAAATTGAAGCAGAGGAATTGCCAGTTGTTTCAGTCGCTGATTCAGAAACTGTGCAGTTGGGAATGGACGTACGGGCGATTGGCTTTCCGCTTTCGGATGTGTTGGGGACTGATGTGAAAGTCACTCGTGGAACCGTTTCAGGAATGGCAAAACGAAACGGACGAACACAATTGCAAATTGACGCAGCTGTCAATCCGGGGAACAGCGGAGGCCCTGTAGTCAATTCCAGAGGAGAGATGATTGGCGTGACAAGTGCCAAGCTTTCAGGAGTTGATGTCAACCGCGTCGGATTTTGTATCCCTGCGAATTCCGTTCGAGAATTCCTGAAAGGATCTGGCGCAGCGATTGAGGTTTCCCAAGTCAAGCAAGATTTGAAAGGCCCTGAACTTGTTGCGTCAGTGGCTCCCGCAGTGGCGTACGTCAAAGTGAAATCAGGTCCGGATCCACTGGCAAAGCATACGGAACTCAATTTCAGTGGATCATTCCACAAAACAATCAAAGATAGACGCGGCCATATGGTCCCCTCTTTCAGGATGCGAGGAAGCAGAATGGGGATGGGACGTGGAACAATGTTGCTCACTCATCGTGGAGAAATCGTTCGTACGACTGACGAGGAGCAGCTTCCGTTCCTGGTCGGTCCACCTTCTGAATTGCTTATTTTTGCATTTCATAAGGGGAACCGAAAAAGCTGGACTGTTAAAAACGAAACAAGCTTGATTCAGGAAAAACAGGCAACAACCGCCTCGGGGATTCCACTCCCCCGATATCGTGATCCATTCGGTCGACGGCGGAATTCGGAAGTCGTCAAAGTTCTTCCAGCCGTCGAAAAAAAAACATACACCATTGAGAGTGATGACAAAGACAGCCTGGTACTCAAAGAGAATTATGAGTTTCGAACGACTCAAAGCGAGAACGGGCAAATTATTCGCATGGTCGGCGAGGGGACCATCACCTTCGACAAACATAGGGGATTTACTTCCAGGTATGACTTTAAAGGAACCTATCTGGTCGAGTCCGAGCAAGTGACCCTGAAGGTTCCGCTTAAGGTGACTGCATCTCTCCTTTCCAAACAGGACATTGAGGCACAGCTAGCCCGGGTCGAAAAGCAAAAAGAACTTGATGCCGCAAAACCAGCTGCAGTCAATTCAATGGGGACGGCTCCTCGGCTGGAACGTCAGGTTCATCTGCGAATACCGGAAATGGGTTGGGGAATTCAAAAACTCGTGTTCAGCCCGGACAGTCAATATCTCGTGGCTGGGAAGTCTGATGAATACATCGAAGTGTACAACGTCGAAGAGGGGAAGAAAGTCTTTAAGACCGATCGGCTCCGTGATCTTGGAAACATTTCATCCATAACTTTCAGCCCTGATGGGAAATACCTGCTCGCAGGAGGATTCAAAGGTGAAGTGCACATTTGGGAGTTCAGCGAGGAGGGGCAACTCACACCGTTCGGGAAATTTGTTGGGCACTCTCGAGACGTCTCCATGGTTCAAGTTGCTCCGGACAACAAGCGTGTCCTTTCTGGAGGGGCGGAGAAAAAAATTCGTTGTTGGGATCTGAAAAACCAGAAGGAAGAGTTTGTTCTCAATCAGCTTGAGTACAACAAGCTCGACGTGCATTTTGATGACGAGAACCGAGCCTTCATTTCTGATGGCCGTAAGTTGGTGAAAGTGAAACTCACTGACGGAGAGGTCTTGGAAGAGATCGAACTGCGTACTTCGGGCTCTGCAAACAATGTCTTCTTTTCACCAGACGGAAAAACTTTGGCTTTGACAGACGGTTATGCTTTGAAACGTTGGGCCACAAATGATGGGGCTCCGCTCGCTGAATTGAAGGGGAAAGAGGTTCTCTGGGATGCGGAGTTCACCTCGGATAGTCAAAAAATTCTTGCTGGTGGACGAGGGCATCTTGTGCAATGGGATGTTCAAAAGCAAAAGCGGGAAGGGCAAATCATCCTGGGCGAGAGCATCATGTACGTCAAGCCGTTAGAAATCTCACCAAACGGTGAACTGATTGCCTGTTACCCCAGTGCTGCTGGTCAGGATTTGTGGATTTTTCAGATCCATGAATCTGCTGAAAAGTAG
- a CDS encoding anaerobic sulfatase maturase codes for MTTPETLTAQMLHVMAKPIGPICNLDCEYCYYLHKEDLYPKNKSWRMTSETLETYIQQYIEAQPAGPEEVTFAWQGGEPTLLGLDFFKRIVELEKKHARPGQKIANALQTNGVLLDEEWVEFFKKEGFLIGLSVDGPAELHDRYRYDKKGNGTFDAVLKAMKLLQQYQVEFNALVVVNRENSSHGRRVYSYLRDNGIEFMQFIPIVERRGIGVHPEDELEEGQQVHAWDHLVSSRSVVPEQYGRFLCEIFDEWVKRDVGKVFVQVFDQALAAWLDLEPSLCVFRKQCGRALAIEHNGDLYSCDHFVEPEYKLGNIHELPIIELANSQRQLDFGRDKETTLPQYCLDCEVRFACNGECPKNRFIDTPTGEAGLNYLCGGYRMFFNHIDPLMKQMATELKANRPAANVMQQFRKKKTPASKSTPAGRSPSARTPLRQVGRNDPCPCGSGRKFKKCCGVR; via the coding sequence ATGACGACGCCTGAAACTCTCACCGCTCAAATGCTGCATGTGATGGCGAAGCCGATTGGACCGATCTGCAATCTGGATTGTGAATACTGCTACTACCTGCACAAAGAAGATCTCTATCCGAAGAATAAAAGCTGGCGTATGACGTCAGAGACTTTGGAGACCTACATTCAGCAATACATTGAGGCTCAACCTGCTGGTCCTGAAGAAGTGACTTTTGCCTGGCAAGGGGGCGAACCGACGTTGCTGGGGCTTGATTTTTTTAAGCGAATCGTCGAACTCGAAAAGAAGCATGCCCGTCCCGGTCAGAAGATTGCGAACGCTCTCCAGACGAACGGGGTTCTGCTCGATGAGGAATGGGTGGAGTTCTTCAAGAAAGAAGGTTTTTTGATTGGGCTTTCCGTCGATGGACCAGCGGAACTCCATGATCGATATCGGTACGACAAAAAGGGGAACGGGACTTTTGATGCGGTCCTCAAGGCAATGAAACTGCTGCAGCAGTATCAAGTCGAGTTCAATGCCTTAGTCGTCGTCAACCGAGAGAACAGCTCGCATGGTCGCCGTGTCTATTCCTATTTGCGCGACAACGGAATCGAGTTTATGCAGTTCATCCCGATCGTTGAACGCCGCGGGATCGGTGTTCATCCGGAAGACGAACTCGAAGAAGGACAGCAAGTTCACGCCTGGGATCACCTCGTCAGTTCACGGAGTGTTGTGCCGGAACAGTACGGTCGATTTCTGTGTGAAATTTTCGATGAATGGGTCAAACGCGATGTCGGCAAAGTCTTCGTGCAAGTTTTTGATCAGGCATTGGCAGCCTGGCTCGACCTTGAACCGAGCCTTTGTGTGTTTCGCAAGCAGTGTGGTCGAGCACTCGCGATAGAACATAATGGGGACCTGTACTCTTGCGATCATTTTGTCGAGCCAGAATATAAACTTGGGAACATTCACGAACTCCCCATCATTGAGCTTGCCAACTCTCAACGCCAACTCGACTTCGGTCGTGACAAAGAAACAACTCTCCCGCAATACTGCCTCGACTGTGAAGTCCGCTTTGCCTGTAACGGAGAGTGCCCCAAGAACCGCTTTATCGATACGCCCACTGGAGAGGCCGGTCTCAATTATCTTTGCGGTGGGTATCGCATGTTTTTCAATCATATTGATCCTCTTATGAAGCAGATGGCAACTGAGCTGAAGGCCAATCGTCCAGCAGCCAACGTCATGCAACAGTTTCGGAAAAAGAAAACTCCTGCTTCAAAGTCGACACCTGCAGGTCGATCACCCAGTGCAAGAACTCCTCTTCGACAGGTAGGTCGAAACGATCCTTGTCCGTGCGGGTCAGGTAGAAAGTTCAAAAAATGTTGTGGCGTGAGGTAA
- a CDS encoding CPBP family intramembrane glutamic endopeptidase — MTLNSREDFLTFTGLFLFVMLSITLLVAHWAEVPLTTQVHWSTRDFGIGCIAALGMFLSFSWLSSLRDLAADALGASLAQCRLYDLVLMAILVGIVEEFLFRGLLEQWIARWNPIGAFIITNVIFGLLHAISPLYAIMAAILGGILSLLTWWVGDFNLLRPIVAHAIYDLIGFVLIAEEYRKKQNDAETTDIL, encoded by the coding sequence GTGACGCTGAATTCAAGAGAAGACTTCCTGACATTCACGGGTCTCTTCCTGTTCGTCATGCTGAGTATCACACTGCTCGTTGCACACTGGGCTGAAGTTCCTTTAACCACGCAAGTGCATTGGTCGACGCGGGATTTCGGCATCGGATGTATCGCTGCGCTGGGAATGTTTCTCTCATTCAGCTGGCTCAGTTCGCTCCGAGATTTGGCCGCAGATGCTCTCGGCGCATCCCTGGCTCAGTGCCGTTTGTACGATTTAGTTTTGATGGCAATTCTGGTCGGGATTGTAGAAGAATTCCTGTTTCGCGGTCTTCTTGAACAATGGATTGCCCGCTGGAACCCAATCGGCGCCTTCATTATTACGAATGTTATCTTTGGGCTACTGCATGCGATCTCGCCGCTGTACGCGATCATGGCAGCGATTTTAGGTGGCATTTTGAGTCTGCTCACCTGGTGGGTCGGCGACTTCAATCTGCTTCGGCCGATTGTCGCTCACGCGATTTATGATCTCATTGGTTTTGTGCTTATTGCAGAGGAGTATCGTAAAAAACAAAACGACGCAGAAACCACAGATATCCTTTAA
- a CDS encoding transglutaminase TgpA family protein has translation MKNILHISLTILLSLSGITFAIAEGSPLAGLSLIIALATLFFVDLEEVFSVPPWIANSLGLLAFVLAGREFFSGELEARLLAGGHLIVYLTWVFLVQKKKVRHFWWLCALSILQVATASVLTDDIWFGFALVLYSFVATWTLSVFLLYRSTLLNDAGSEQDADLGSTFVVGDSWKGISRDVDHRLLSWRFITINGTMTCLGLFLSFLFFVFTPRIWIGQFSFLSDEAMSRQALTGFTEEVSLGDMGEIMESDEVVVELQLVHPTSDRAFTPKEYDAYLGAEPLFRGTVMEIYEKGRWKQFPGRNSQRFYSSSRDEGVIQKFKVHAIGSDALFTFGNAYYAKAFGRKERVIRERFSNELKRGSETPLTHSFEYEVQASQGPYTPQSLYYYRYYMRDLDTFPANMSRTAELAESIVEPAETDLEKADLLQNYFMNADEFSYSLNLSIQDASIDPIEDFLFNRKSGHCEYYASSMVMMLRAVGIPSRVVGGFKGGKYDKSTKSYLIQQFHAHSWVEAYIDEQWYTFDPTPATRSLSVQAQEESSASFLKGVKSKALNLWTTGTTLSQRQQRTMIYDPIQEFGMETWGHAKNIVQGRTSSLKGLLDFLKSPEKWFSLQGGFFAFILMLLASGVVWLTKRVLPVIKKIRAQSLAVSRRREQVEFYDRFLKILSRHGIQQSPTQTAREFVNSSLVELKPKLQSQGLEGWPVELVSAFYDVRFGGLELPAPLASEIDQRLTLLENCLEEQKEKPK, from the coding sequence ATGAAAAACATCCTCCATATCAGCTTGACGATCTTACTCTCGTTGTCTGGGATCACCTTTGCAATTGCCGAAGGAAGCCCGCTGGCTGGGCTCTCGTTGATTATCGCACTGGCGACCCTGTTCTTTGTTGATCTCGAAGAAGTCTTTTCGGTTCCACCTTGGATTGCGAACAGCCTGGGACTTTTGGCGTTTGTCCTCGCCGGACGAGAGTTCTTCAGTGGGGAACTTGAAGCAAGACTGCTCGCGGGTGGGCACCTCATTGTCTATTTAACCTGGGTCTTTCTTGTCCAGAAGAAAAAAGTGCGTCACTTCTGGTGGCTTTGCGCGCTCAGCATTTTGCAAGTCGCAACAGCATCCGTACTCACGGACGACATTTGGTTTGGATTTGCACTCGTTTTGTATTCCTTCGTGGCAACATGGACGCTTTCAGTCTTCCTGCTGTATCGTTCAACACTTCTGAATGATGCAGGCTCTGAACAAGATGCTGATCTTGGTTCAACGTTTGTTGTGGGTGATTCCTGGAAGGGCATTTCGCGAGATGTCGATCATCGGTTACTCAGCTGGCGATTCATCACAATCAACGGCACAATGACTTGTCTGGGGCTCTTTCTCAGCTTTCTGTTTTTTGTGTTCACGCCTCGAATCTGGATCGGTCAGTTTTCTTTTCTTTCCGATGAAGCCATGTCAAGACAGGCTCTCACCGGGTTTACCGAAGAGGTCAGCCTGGGAGACATGGGCGAAATCATGGAGAGTGATGAAGTTGTCGTGGAGCTACAATTAGTCCACCCAACTTCCGATCGTGCTTTCACCCCTAAAGAATACGACGCCTATCTTGGAGCTGAGCCACTGTTTCGTGGAACGGTCATGGAGATTTACGAAAAAGGTCGGTGGAAACAATTCCCGGGACGGAACTCACAACGATTCTATTCCTCATCCCGCGACGAAGGGGTGATTCAAAAATTCAAAGTCCATGCGATCGGTTCCGACGCTCTATTCACTTTTGGAAATGCGTACTACGCCAAAGCGTTCGGCCGTAAGGAACGAGTCATTCGAGAGCGTTTCTCAAATGAGCTAAAACGTGGCTCAGAGACTCCTTTGACTCACTCATTTGAATATGAAGTGCAAGCCAGCCAAGGACCATACACGCCGCAGTCTCTGTATTACTATCGATACTACATGAGGGACCTGGACACATTTCCAGCCAACATGTCTCGCACGGCTGAACTCGCTGAATCCATCGTTGAGCCTGCCGAGACGGATTTGGAGAAGGCAGATCTGCTTCAGAACTACTTCATGAACGCAGATGAATTTAGCTACTCCCTTAACCTAAGTATTCAAGATGCAAGCATCGATCCGATTGAAGATTTTCTGTTCAATCGAAAGAGTGGACATTGCGAATACTATGCATCCTCCATGGTGATGATGCTCCGTGCTGTCGGAATTCCATCTCGTGTTGTCGGCGGATTTAAGGGTGGAAAATACGACAAGTCGACCAAGTCGTATCTGATCCAGCAATTCCATGCTCACAGTTGGGTGGAGGCCTACATTGACGAGCAGTGGTACACATTCGATCCAACACCCGCAACACGCAGCCTCTCTGTTCAGGCACAAGAAGAATCGTCTGCTTCATTCCTGAAAGGAGTCAAATCGAAAGCCCTCAACCTCTGGACAACCGGAACAACACTTTCCCAACGCCAGCAGCGAACGATGATCTACGACCCCATTCAAGAATTCGGCATGGAGACTTGGGGGCACGCCAAAAATATTGTCCAGGGTCGAACCTCAAGCCTTAAAGGCCTTCTGGATTTTTTAAAGTCTCCGGAGAAGTGGTTCAGCTTGCAAGGTGGCTTTTTTGCTTTCATCCTGATGTTGCTTGCAAGCGGAGTTGTCTGGTTGACGAAGCGAGTTTTACCGGTGATCAAAAAAATCCGGGCACAGTCACTCGCAGTCTCTCGCAGACGAGAGCAAGTTGAATTTTATGATCGATTCCTGAAAATCCTCAGTCGACATGGAATTCAACAAAGTCCGACTCAAACTGCACGTGAATTTGTGAACAGCTCTCTCGTGGAATTAAAGCCAAAACTTCAAAGCCAAGGTCTTGAAGGTTGGCCAGTTGAGCTTGTCTCCGCTTTCTACGATGTCCGTTTTGGAGGCCTCGAACTGCCCGCCCCCCTCGCAAGTGAAATCGATCAGAGACTCACATTGCTAGAGAACTGTTTAGAAGAACAGAAAGAGAAACCCAAGTGA
- a CDS encoding acyl-CoA thioesterase: MATFVAQRRVEFANTDMAGIVHYVSFYRWFEEAEHEYFRSLGLNIMEKQEDGSYIGWPRVSASCHFEAPAYHEDILDIHLRVERIGLKSLTFFAEFFCREKRLAYGRMKTACCVCGLESGLESIPIPQRYLDVIEESK, translated from the coding sequence ATGGCAACGTTTGTCGCTCAACGTCGGGTTGAGTTTGCCAATACAGATATGGCTGGGATAGTTCACTACGTCAGTTTTTATCGCTGGTTTGAGGAAGCAGAGCACGAATACTTTCGCTCTCTGGGCTTGAACATCATGGAAAAGCAAGAGGACGGATCGTACATCGGTTGGCCTCGCGTCTCGGCATCCTGCCATTTTGAAGCTCCCGCATATCACGAGGATATCCTCGATATTCACCTGCGGGTTGAGCGGATCGGACTGAAGTCATTAACTTTTTTCGCCGAGTTTTTCTGCCGCGAAAAACGCCTCGCCTATGGGCGGATGAAAACAGCTTGCTGCGTTTGTGGTCTTGAATCAGGACTCGAGTCGATACCGATCCCGCAGAGATATCTGGATGTGATCGAAGAATCAAAGTGA
- a CDS encoding sigma-70 family RNA polymerase sigma factor: MSKRFKHPVLKQLTEQQSQFIPAEKKLEQMDRAEKLLAQIKPDEVYRYQELCEQLTGYRPEKYPDLVIDGDDLLHDLRLFVEQLSVSTKIPVEQAGEQVFTVDDLSEKYNVSTKTIDRWRKRGLVSRRFLFGNRSRVGFLRSSVDRFVNEHETEIHRSSRFSQITDSEKQEMILKARRLAIHGACPAEVGRRLSRVFGRSQETIRYTLKQYDEENPGNAVFPNSTSPLSDDRKMEIYQRYVNGMSAELLAEEFCRTKTSVYRIITEVRAQMLLDNPVAYMDSPEFHEKDAEKVILGEPPEPEKKTRAVKAPPGLPPYLASLYTVPLLTREQEGYWFRKMNYLKFKAAELQKKIDPQSPKSRELDQLEDLIEEAILVKNFLIRSNLRLVVSIAKRHMKPSVNFFEMVSDGNMSLMRAIEKFDYTQGNKFSTYATWAIMKNYARSIPAENKVLDRFRTGNEEVFFFSEDSRGSQFKDEITNSRQHEVIMSILEHLDDREKRIILHRYGLEKGSEPETLEQVGTRFGVTKERIRQIEARAMQKIRKIANEEKLEIPGI; this comes from the coding sequence ATGAGTAAACGATTCAAACATCCTGTGTTGAAACAGCTCACTGAACAACAATCCCAATTTATTCCAGCGGAAAAGAAGCTCGAGCAAATGGACCGGGCTGAAAAATTGCTGGCGCAAATTAAACCTGATGAGGTCTATCGATATCAGGAGTTGTGTGAGCAACTGACAGGCTACCGCCCTGAAAAATATCCAGATCTCGTCATCGATGGTGACGACCTTCTGCATGACCTGAGGCTGTTCGTCGAACAACTTTCAGTAAGTACCAAGATTCCAGTGGAACAAGCTGGCGAGCAGGTCTTTACTGTCGACGATTTGAGCGAAAAATATAACGTCTCTACCAAGACGATTGATCGCTGGCGGAAACGTGGGTTAGTCAGTCGACGTTTCCTGTTTGGAAATCGATCACGCGTCGGTTTTTTGAGATCGTCGGTCGACCGCTTCGTGAATGAACACGAAACGGAGATTCACCGAAGTTCTCGTTTCTCGCAGATCACCGATTCAGAGAAGCAGGAAATGATTTTAAAAGCTCGACGACTTGCAATCCATGGAGCTTGTCCTGCTGAAGTGGGGCGACGACTTTCGCGAGTCTTTGGTCGATCGCAAGAAACCATCCGTTATACCCTGAAGCAATACGACGAGGAGAATCCTGGAAACGCAGTCTTCCCAAATTCGACATCACCATTGTCAGATGATCGCAAGATGGAAATCTATCAGCGATACGTCAATGGAATGTCTGCAGAGTTACTCGCAGAGGAGTTCTGTCGTACGAAAACGAGTGTCTATCGGATTATCACGGAAGTCCGTGCACAAATGTTGCTGGACAATCCAGTGGCGTACATGGACAGCCCGGAATTCCACGAGAAAGATGCAGAAAAAGTGATTCTGGGAGAACCTCCTGAGCCCGAAAAGAAAACGAGAGCGGTCAAAGCGCCTCCAGGGCTTCCACCGTATCTTGCGAGCCTGTACACCGTTCCTCTTTTAACCAGAGAACAAGAGGGGTACTGGTTCCGCAAAATGAACTACTTAAAGTTCAAAGCGGCAGAGCTTCAGAAGAAAATTGATCCGCAAAGCCCAAAAAGCCGCGAGTTGGATCAATTGGAAGATTTGATCGAAGAGGCGATTCTCGTTAAGAATTTCCTGATTCGAAGTAACTTAAGGCTGGTCGTTTCTATTGCTAAGCGGCACATGAAACCCAGCGTCAACTTCTTCGAAATGGTCAGCGACGGGAACATGTCCTTGATGCGTGCCATCGAGAAATTTGACTATACGCAAGGGAACAAGTTTTCGACATATGCCACTTGGGCGATCATGAAAAACTATGCTCGTTCAATCCCGGCAGAAAACAAAGTCCTTGATCGATTCCGGACTGGTAATGAAGAAGTCTTCTTCTTCTCTGAAGATTCTCGCGGAAGCCAGTTCAAAGATGAGATTACGAACTCTCGACAACATGAAGTGATTATGTCGATCCTCGAGCATCTCGATGATCGTGAAAAAAGAATTATCCTGCATCGTTACGGACTCGAAAAAGGGTCCGAACCAGAGACGCTTGAGCAGGTCGGAACGCGATTCGGTGTGACCAAAGAGCGGATTCGTCAGATTGAGGCTCGGGCAATGCAGAAAATTCGTAAAATCGCGAATGAAGAGAAGCTTGAGATCCCTGGAATTTAA